The following are encoded in a window of Desulfatiglans sp. genomic DNA:
- a CDS encoding ABC transporter ATP-binding protein translates to MEKIDFPLVKTAKVFLPLKNYVADSRYRLAAGLFCLLAVNLLQLLIPVVLKRVVDDLSYRNAMPSVLLKYSMAILIISLLIAIFRYVWRVCILGFSRKVEELLRNRLFSHLQKLSMSFFNRTKTGDIMARSINDINAIRMAAGMGLVSLVDGLTIGIAAIGFMVYISPELTALSLIPAPFIIVVARVYTKRMSKGYDTVQKTFSDLTECVREAFAGIRVVKSFVREDWTFEKVKKEGANYANENIKLARTLAFFFPVMTIFTNIGLAIVLFFGGRLAILGDISTGDFVAFIGYLNLLTWPMMAMGWVTNLFQRGAASMRRINLILDEVPEITEKSFQGDQRIAKGTITFSNVSFIYPEKTTPALHHINLVINSGETVSIAGMVGSGKSTLLHLIPRLIDPSKGSISIDGNDTCSIPLSRLRENIGFITQEPVLFSDTIKNNIVFGRVDISEEKINAALRCARIFDDIMGLESGMDTILGEKGVTLSGGQKQRLTIARAMVLDPPILIIDDALSMIDTRTEEEILNEIINMRRGKTTVIVSHRLSTISRSDVVVVMKDGAVIETGHYKRLLADDSEFSRLYKKQIMSQDIE, encoded by the coding sequence ATGGAAAAAATAGATTTCCCCCTTGTTAAGACCGCAAAGGTTTTTCTGCCTCTGAAGAATTATGTTGCAGACAGCAGATACAGGCTTGCTGCAGGCCTTTTTTGTCTGCTCGCGGTAAATCTGCTTCAATTGCTTATCCCTGTTGTCCTGAAGAGGGTTGTCGATGACCTTTCTTACAGGAATGCTATGCCTTCAGTTCTGCTGAAATACAGTATGGCTATACTGATTATCTCCCTTTTAATTGCCATATTTCGCTATGTATGGAGAGTCTGTATCCTTGGATTTTCCAGAAAGGTGGAAGAGCTTTTAAGAAACAGGCTTTTCAGCCACCTCCAGAAATTGAGCATGTCATTCTTTAACAGGACAAAAACCGGCGATATAATGGCCCGGTCAATCAACGATATCAATGCCATCAGGATGGCCGCAGGCATGGGGCTTGTTTCACTGGTGGACGGGCTCACGATAGGTATTGCTGCTATCGGTTTCATGGTATACATAAGCCCTGAGCTGACTGCCCTTTCACTTATTCCTGCCCCTTTTATAATAGTTGTAGCCAGGGTCTACACCAAAAGGATGTCAAAAGGTTATGATACGGTACAGAAAACCTTTTCAGACCTTACTGAATGTGTAAGGGAGGCATTTGCAGGTATCAGGGTGGTAAAATCCTTTGTCCGCGAAGACTGGACATTTGAAAAGGTGAAAAAAGAGGGTGCAAACTATGCAAATGAAAATATTAAACTTGCCCGTACACTCGCATTCTTCTTTCCGGTTATGACCATCTTTACAAACATCGGGCTTGCCATAGTATTATTTTTTGGAGGAAGGCTTGCCATACTGGGTGATATTTCAACCGGTGATTTTGTGGCCTTTATAGGTTACCTCAATCTCTTAACATGGCCAATGATGGCTATGGGTTGGGTTACAAATCTGTTTCAGCGCGGGGCGGCCTCCATGCGCCGTATAAATTTAATACTGGATGAGGTTCCTGAAATAACCGAAAAATCTTTTCAAGGAGATCAAAGGATAGCAAAGGGCACGATTACATTCAGCAATGTGAGTTTTATTTATCCTGAAAAAACAACCCCGGCCCTTCATCATATAAATCTTGTAATCAATAGCGGTGAGACTGTCTCCATTGCCGGTATGGTGGGGTCTGGCAAATCTACACTTCTGCATCTGATCCCAAGGCTTATTGATCCTAGCAAAGGCAGCATCTCTATTGACGGCAATGATACATGCAGCATCCCCTTAAGTCGCCTTCGTGAGAATATAGGCTTTATCACACAGGAGCCTGTCCTCTTTTCAGATACCATAAAAAATAATATTGTTTTCGGCAGGGTGGACATATCTGAAGAAAAGATTAATGCCGCATTACGCTGCGCCAGGATTTTTGATGATATCATGGGGCTTGAATCAGGCATGGATACCATTCTGGGAGAAAAGGGTGTTACCCTTTCGGGCGGCCAGAAGCAGCGGCTCACCATTGCAAGGGCAATGGTGCTTGATCCCCCTATACTTATAATTGATGATGCCCTCTCTATGATAGACACAAGAACCGAGGAGGAGATATTAAATGAGATTATAAATATGAGGAGAGGAAAAACCACTGTTATTGTCTCGCACAGGCTTTCAACTATTAGCAGATCGGATGTGGTGGTGGTGATGAAGGATGGGGCTGTCATTGAAACCGGTCATTATAAGAGATTGCTTGCTGATGACAGTGAATTCAGCAGGCTTTATAAAAAGCAGATAATGTCACAGGATATTGAATAG